From the Gossypium hirsutum isolate 1008001.06 chromosome A02, Gossypium_hirsutum_v2.1, whole genome shotgun sequence genome, the window tagtctttttaatttaaaaagtaaaaatatacatattgtgatatttgaatcCATGCCAATTACAttgaaaaaactttaaatttatcacttAACCAagacttcattttaattttattatgcacactttatttcctccatcaattgtatatctatactatttgagttggtgtcacgagttaaCCGGGAATCAACTCGGTTAGAAAAGTTACAAAAATGTCATTTCGTATTTAAAATAAGTGATATTATTCAAGGATActttagttttttaattaaaataataataaaaattatgcatATGACGGGATTTGAATCTATGCTAATTGTATTGGTAAAACATTAAATTTGCCACTTAACTAAggctttattttaattttttttatattttttaatattattatgtacattttattacctatatcaattgtatatattaatttaatctaatttttaaaattttaatatcgtAAGTATTTcacatgttattattaattagtttcaaaccatacattttattatttattatatgttatgtttAAACACGCATCTATATTTTAAATACGTGGTTTCCACAAACATACATGTGTGATAGAATTtatagtatataaaaaaaagtgtgcAAGAATATTGGCGGAGGGCATATGTGGGGAAATAAATAATGGGCTAATTCTAGGATTCGATCCCTCCCATTTTGTTGTTTATGCGATAAGGTCCCTATTTGAAGCATGTAACACGTTGAATCAGGCTcatgcatttaattaattaattaattaattttattactgaatttataccaaaataagtaaCATTTGGTGAGTATAgtaaaatgtttttgtttgaataaaatgataataattgaAAAACATTTTGTTAACAACTATATTTACAATTTGTAATGGATGATAAGTTGAATGTTTATAAAACGGTGAAGGAACCCAGCCCTACAACAACTTTCAATGCATAGAATGCAGTGCAAATGGGAAACCCTATTACATGACGCCTACAATTGGGCCTACACCCTGCTTTAAATCGACTCCAACTGCTATAAATGTGCAGTTTgcattttatctttattttatgcttttttttatttattatattctaCACATCCACTACTAAAATTCCAATTATATTTCGAGAATACCATTTTTATTTCAAGAACAACAATcttatttttccaattttctttatatatgACCTTGGTTAAAAGCTAGTGACGATGATAAATATTAGGTGCACCACATAAACAATTTCATGGGCAGGAGTATGTTGTCAAACCCCATCAACAATGTTAAGGTCATATAACCCAAAAGGTTGAGACAATCTTGAGGAGTGTCCATAATGATGGTCATTTGATAGAGAACAAATGCTTGTTCTAGATAGGTAGATTATCCCTTTGATTAAGGCATTAACAGGGTAACTTTTTTGAGAAAAAAGAGGAGTAATACGATTTCTTTAGTGGATAAAAAGTTTAATACAATAGTGTTTGAGGATATATCAAAATTtagtgatgatgataataattTGTATGAGCTAATCGCttcaaatataaaaacataactcaaaataataccaatatatatatatatatatctagttTGATGTTACGAGCTTTTAGAGATGGAGCCACTTGGATGAATTCGGATCACAAAACCAttttgacttgcaaattttattcATAAACTTGATTGCATGCTTCATCACACAAGGTTATGCTACTATCTAGATTTTGCCATTTAAGTTTATATTACAcattaaaatataagaaaaaggaTGGTATGAAACTGCAATATCCGTTTTCAATGAGAGGatgacaaatcaaatttttcctcatgatttttaacctttttagttggatttgaattttctCAAGAGGAGAAATCTGATTTGTTATTCTCCCATTGGAAAGAGATAAAGGATGATGTGAAATCACAGTTTTGTACAATCCATTCTCTAAATTTACTTACTcttaaaatttaatacaaattaaattagtactctatctatatttttttatatgatatttaaaattacATATCATCCCTCTCAACAATAAACGCTTTTTAATATATTCGaacttacatttttttatattaacaataataatattaccAATCAAGTTAAAgctcaatccatttcaatttataaatttcttaATAGTCAAGATGATGGAAGAAGATATACAACTCTATGTTatctataaattaaatttatgaaaagggaaaagagaaatGACCCATAAATAAATTGCCTTATCGAAAATGGGATGTCTTTGTGGAGAacctttatttttatatatatggaaatttttaaaaaaacatttatttaatttaaaattaatttctaaattttttgtgatgggttttttatttttaaaattaaaatatgttgatTAAATCAAACATAAATTTACAATATCTTCAgaagatatttttatatttatttatttgatgtttaaaaGGTTTAAAATTCTGAGATGTTGTAATATACATAAATGTGTGTACATAATATCTATTTTTCTAAAGAGTTAaaaagcaatttttttttatggttgaatttgatatttatctattttaatatctaaatttgaattttcaaaaaatgtAATGATGTATTTATATCATTGATATTTAACTATTTTGATGAGTCAGCAACTTTGAATTTTTGTTGTCTGACATGATATGTattcatttaatataaaaaattaaaaaaaatgttttttttattaacacttaaaaatatgttttaagagAAATCAggctaatttactattttaaaatcataaattagaAACAAATTGAAATTTGCTTGTTTATATGAAATTCCTTAGCTTAATGAACCCATGACTAGCTTTAACTATGTAAGAAGGAATTGCATGATTGAGAGAAAGTCCAAGAGCATTATTTGTAATCACCTAAGTACCTCTTGTggttatttatttcatgaaaattggtTTTTGAAAGGGATGTTACTGGGCAGTGAAATAAAAAAGGCATCATTACAACATTATAGTTTTATCTCAACACCCTTTCACCTAAGAAAATGATGGGGAGAAGGGACAAGGAAGGAGCTGAGGGAAATGAAGTGTCGGTGGAATAGTGAAAGGGTAGTTGTCACTGTGGCAtcacattttcttttttcatttagtAGCCTCTCTACTAAAGGTATTATTGTACTATTACTCATGACTTTCATCACCTAGTGAAGACCCAAAAAGCAAGAGGTTTTGCTGTATGGGTGGGTCTATAGGATCTTCTAATGGTGCATTAAAATCCAATTTAGTGCAAACATGACAACTTGGAAaaacatgaaaatgatgtttgttGGATGTATGAGCATTTCTATGaaccattaaaaaataaaaagttacagCAGTAAATTTCAATGGAATAATTGATCAGTTCCAAGCAAAATTGCTCTAATCAGCCAAAGCCTTCTTAAGGGAAATTCAGAGCAATGTTTACATTATACTCACTTTTATGAGTGAAAAATGGTATGGGATTACAATCATTTCCACTCCTAATCTACTTCAACAACAAcaaacaagggaaaaaaaattttatgttatCCAAGTTTTGGATAAGCATCGCATATACTTTCATTCCATACCTATGCCCAAATATATGATTGACAGTTGGCACAAGTATCGGATACCAAAAAATATCAAGTGTCAGACCAACATAAAAGAAAATCGAAAGGGAAGGAGGAGGGCACACCATGCAAACAACCTCTCATCCAACACCTACCGTAAGCAATGAGCAATGCCATTGAAAAGTCAAACAAGGAACCGAAAGAATATACAAGGATGGGTGAAAAGATCCATAAATGGAAGAATGCTTATTTTGCAGCTTATCTCTGGCGGTAATGAAGTTAGTCAAAGCTTGATGAACGGCTCCATCGACCCTTGAGGTAGTCCTCTAACGACACAGGTTGCTCGATGCTGCTCATGGAGACCGAGTCTTCCTCCACATCAAGCAATGCGAGACTAAGATGGGATTGAAGGTTGGAGCGACCAGGACAAGCTTCATCATCCAATGTATCGGATCCTTCGGATGCATTCACTTGCAATCTTGCCCACTTGGTCACATCAGCATCACCTTGTAGGAGCTTCACAACCTTTGGCCATCACATTAAACAAACTTAATTATTAATCATCCATTTTCACAACCAAGTAATCCAAGAGTAAAAAAGATGAAAGATGACTTACAACGCCCATTTGCGGTCTAGCACGTGGGGCACGTCTAAGACAAAGGGTGGCAGCAAGAACCATCCTCTCCATCTGGTCACAATCATAGCCATCAGCCAAGCTTGGGTCTAATAATTGGGAAACTTTCCCACCACTTAAAATTGGCTTTGCCTGGACATTGGTCAAATTTACTTTAGATACGAAATTGAAAGATGGAGTGATACGAGTCACATCGGTTGAGCAAAAAGGACCACTTACCCACATGACCAAACTCTCTTGGCCTTTTGGACAGTCATTGCTTATAGGTTTTCTTCCAGAAAGTAGCTCAAGCAACACCACCCCAAATGCATACACATCAATCTTGTCGTTTACTTTCCCATACATGAAGTACTCAGGAGCCAAATACCTGAAACAATGtgggattttttttttccatttttgttatttattttaccCCTTGAAAACAATGAATACAATTAGAAACCAAATAATTTAGAAGTGAAAATGACATACCCAAAGGTCCCTGCAACATCTGTGCAGGTTATATGCGAAGAAGAGGTTGATGCCCATTTAGCAAGTCCGAAATCCGAGAGCTGCATATATCGGGAAGCAAAACATGGGAATTTATTTATGCAAACATCGTTTCagtttcttaaaaaaaagaaaatacaaaactGAAAGATACCTGGGGGTCAAAATCATCAGAGAGTAATATGTTTGAAGATTTAACATCCCTGTGGATCACAGGGTGGTCACTGTTAGTATGCAGATAATCTAAGGCCTCAGCCACCCCAATTGCCACTTTATATCTTTCACTCCAACCAAATGCACCACGATCCTTCTTATTACCTGAGTTATCAATAACCAACTTTAGAAACTACTTCCCGACATCAAGCGACTTAATTAATCATACAATCATATCGATTACTTACCATGAAGGTTTTCTTCGAGGCTTCCTCTTGATAAGAAATCATAAACCAAGAGAAGGTTATTATCCTCATAGCAGAATCCCAAGAGGGATATAATGTTCTTATGATGTAATGTAGTAATGATCTCGATTTCCATAACAAACTCCTTCAACACTTCTTCTGAAGGCTTTAGGATTTTCACCGCGAGTTCCTTGCCGTCTCGAAGGCAACCCTTGTAAACCTGACTGCTGCCTCCTTTCCCAATCAAGTTTTCTGCAAAAACACAAACCAGTAAAAGCAAGTTCAAGTCAATTGGTTCCCAAAGGAGGGTGTTGCAAAGAGGAATGATGAGTTTGAAACAAACCAGCCAAGAAATTCGATGTAGCCGAAACCAGTTCTTGGTACTTAAATAATCTGCAAGTTGCAGAGTATTTCTCATGAAGACCTTCCAATTCTTTTGGCAGGTTTATTGAGTTGTCATCAGGAGAAAGGGGTGCAATGGCATTTTCATTACCAACCGGAACGATCGCGCCGCTTTCTCCATCAAAATTAGAGGCCTTAAATTCGGTTTGATCACAATCTTGTTTCTTATCTGAATTTGTTAACAAAAGAGTACGCCTAGAGGGTAACCGCATCACCCACTGAACCACAGATATCTGCCTCGAAGATCGGTCAGGAACTTGATGTCGTCTATCCGATAAAACCGCACGGCGAAGTAAAGGCCAACCAGGTCTAATTTCAGGCAACTGTTTGATCAACATAGAAATCGAACCAGATGCAGCCTCAGTTCTTTCAACAGGCACTATAGCCAAGGATTTCTCTCTATCATTATCATCATCACCGCAGTTTGCAGATTGGTGACAAGAATCATGCAGCAATAACTTATTTCCAGATCCACAAACCGAGCAATTTTCCTTTCCATCACTCTCAAAGTTGCCCGAACCGGTTTTGGTTAAGGCCTGCCCGAATCTCTTGTCCTTGGTCTCATAGGAAACCAGATTGGCCTCGGCATTGGCAATCCCTTCACTTAGTACTTTGGAATTCTTGTTCAATGTTATGGTTCGGTGAAGCGCATTAAGCAAGCTATTTCGTTTATGATCTTCATTTCCTGGAGGAACAAAGAAAAAATTCCTTAAAAAACACGAAAATCTTACACGACATCCAAGAACTGGATGACCAACCAAAACAAAATCTTTACCTTTTGCCCCAAAAGTGGTCCCTGGAGAACCCTCCCTGCGGAACACCACTTTCCCATTATTAACAGCAAGAACAGAACAGTTGTTGGATAGTTTCTTGGCACAATACTTGGCTACCGATGTCGATGACCGGATTTTATGGAGTTTGGCGGCGGTTCCAACTATAAGCTTAGTTGCAGAATAAGATTTTGCTTCTCTCACTAAAATTTTGCGAATTGAAGAACCTCTGCATATCTTAAGTTTGAGATCCACCTGCAACATAATTACCCAAAaccgatttatttcttttttctaagCCTTAAATTTGATACGTGAAATGCTTAATCAATTATTGTTAGCAGTCTAATCgtgaatttcttttattttttaattcatctcTTTTTGACATTTACTATCTTCTATCTGCTTCTCTCTTTCTCTAGCACCGGCCTTCTGTCTATCGTCACCTTTAACGTTATGAAAGCTTAAAAATGGAAATAGCGGGACGTTATTGCCGCTATCTATTGTTGTGATTTATATTCACAATCACTTTCTTTCCGATAGCGGTGGCGGGTGGCGGCGGTAGCGGTCACATTTTCGGTCATTGCTATAGTGttggtgaattttttttatttattttaaatttaataatcacTAACATGATTATAAAAATTCTTTGTGTTTGTTAATTTTTGAGATATTTTATGatcttatttaatatatttataatgatatttatttatatttgtatttaaaatttaatatcagGTATCAATATACAGtttattaagataaatataaatatgcatgagCTAAAATATTAATCCCATCCCAATTTTTTCTCCTCAAAACTGTGCGTATTACACTCTTATTTTAATAAACACCATATATTTTTAACTCATTTATGAACTTTCCCCATCTTCACCGACCAAACTCTTCCCTCTCTTTTAGATCTTGAGAATCAGTTATTCATCAACGATGTTAGAAATCCCTCCCCTGACCTCcattttctttattattctaGGATCCTAGGGTGCtcttgttttttatttgttagaaCCACAAAACGGGACGTGATTTATATTCACGGCCGCCGTGGCTGGTGGTGGCGCTATTGCTAAGTAGCGGCCGCTATTTCAATCCTAAGTGTAACTATAGCTAAATTGAACATGTAGGGAAAGACCAACTTTCCCATTTCTGATTTTCCTTCATGTTCCAATTGACCAAACaggaaagaaaaatgaagttaACAAATTCATCatagggaaaaaagaagaaggcagattgttataaacaatgttttttaacaaaagaaaaagaaagaagaaagaaaaagtagATCATGAAACCAAACCTGTTTCAAATTACAGAATCCTTCATAAACAGCAAGAACAGAGTCAAACGCTTTGACAAGCGACAGAAGTGAAGATTTTCCATCTCGATCCACGATTTCTACACACACACAAAATCCAAATCCCACTTCAATAAACCAGACAAAAAATCAAACCCCagaaatattttcaaaagaagagaaaatttaaaccctgaaacaggaaaaaaaaatttactgacCATTGTTACCAAGAACATGAAGAGCAATGACACAGTCACCAGGCTGAGCCACCTTAACCAAAGCCCACGTTAAAAGCTCTCTGCTTGGTGAATCAAGCTTTACTCCAACAACCACCGtccctcca encodes:
- the LOC107939559 gene encoding probable receptor-like serine/threonine-protein kinase At5g57670, with product MKMVQNGFVGDKEMVASAAAGGGGGGGGTVVVGVKLDSPSRELLTWALVKVAQPGDCVIALHVLGNNEIVDRDGKSSLLSLVKAFDSVLAVYEGFCNLKQVDLKLKICRGSSIRKILVREAKSYSATKLIVGTAAKLHKIRSSTSVAKYCAKKLSNNCSVLAVNNGKVVFRREGSPGTTFGAKGNEDHKRNSLLNALHRTITLNKNSKVLSEGIANAEANLVSYETKDKRFGQALTKTGSGNFESDGKENCSVCGSGNKLLLHDSCHQSANCGDDDNDREKSLAIVPVERTEAASGSISMLIKQLPEIRPGWPLLRRAVLSDRRHQVPDRSSRQISVVQWVMRLPSRRTLLLTNSDKKQDCDQTEFKASNFDGESGAIVPVGNENAIAPLSPDDNSINLPKELEGLHEKYSATCRLFKYQELVSATSNFLAENLIGKGGSSQVYKGCLRDGKELAVKILKPSEEVLKEFVMEIEIITTLHHKNIISLLGFCYEDNNLLLVYDFLSRGSLEENLHGNKKDRGAFGWSERYKVAIGVAEALDYLHTNSDHPVIHRDVKSSNILLSDDFDPQLSDFGLAKWASTSSSHITCTDVAGTFGYLAPEYFMYGKVNDKIDVYAFGVVLLELLSGRKPISNDCPKGQESLVMWAKPILSGGKVSQLLDPSLADGYDCDQMERMVLAATLCLRRAPRARPQMGVVVKLLQGDADVTKWARLQVNASEGSDTLDDEACPGRSNLQSHLSLALLDVEEDSVSMSSIEQPVSLEDYLKGRWSRSSSFD